CTTGTGTAGATATTGTTGCAGCTGAGCTATTTTGAACAGCAGTATTGCTCTTAAGAGAAGTTCCGCTTTTTTCAAGTTTAGCAAGAATCTCTCTTGTAATTTTTTCAATCAATTCGTTTTCTTCCATTTTTATTTATATTCTTTCAATTGACATCATTTTATTTATTCTTGGCCAATGCCTTCCTCCTTCAAAACGTGTTTCGAGCCATAATTTGCTCATACTACATATATCTGAGATAGAGTGTTGTGATGTTCCCATTGTTAAAACATTGGCATTATTATGTAGGCGACTGTTTTTGATTGTAGCCTCGTTCCAGCATAAAGCTGCACGAGCTCCTTTTACTTTATTAGCTGCCATAGAAGATCCTATTCCGGCAGCATCAAGCATAATGCCTCTCTCACATTCGCCACGGACTACTTTTCTGGCTACAGCTAGAGCAAAATCGGGATAATCAACTTTAGTTGTGCCGTTGTTAGTCCCAACATCTATCACTTTATAGCCCACTGTTTCCAAATATATTTTTAGTGCTTCTTTGGTATCATAAGCTCCATGATCCGCACCAATTGCAATACGTTTTACGTGGTCTTTATTTGTATTTTCTTCGTAATTGACCATATTATTTTGTGTGCTATTATATTTTCTTCTGCTTTGAGATTGTAAACTAACAATCTTAATTCGTCTATTTGTATTATCAATCATTTCGATATATCATCAACTATAGCTGCAATAACGGTTTTAACAGTTAGGGCATCTTCATCTTCAATAACTTGTCGAGCCGAATTACCTTCCTCAATTGTTAAAACAATATCGCCAACACCAGCTTGTACGGCATCGATAGCTAAAAAGGACGTGCCGACAGCTTTTTGATCAGCATCTAAAGGTTGAACTACAAGAATCTTTTTAGATTCATAAGCTTTAGCTTTTGTGTCTGAAACCACTGTTCCGATAATTTTTCCTAACCTCATTTGCTTTCTGTAATATTGATATCGTCTATTATTCCCATTATCGCGGCATCGCAAGGATTCATTTCCCTTTCAATAATCCGGCTGGCTTCTTTAGATGTTTCGTAATAGATAATCTGTCCGATATCGGATGAAAGTGTATCTACAGCAACTAAAGCCGTCCCAACTTTTTTTAGTTCTTCGTTAAGCGGTTGAACTAAAACGAGTTTTAAACCTTCAAAAGATTCAACTTTTTGCGTGCTCACTACCCTTCCTATGATTTTACCAAACTTCATATACCAATTCTATTAAATGATTCTAAAAAAATCAACCATAGTACAGCGTCTTTCGCGAGTAAAAGTTCTTGTTCTTGTCACACCTTCGCCCGTAGGGCTAGCAATAGTGAAAGAAGCAAAACCAGCTCCTCCATTACCTAAACCGGCATAACTGGGACCGTTTTTTATAAAAATAGAACAATCCATAACTTTTGCCATTTTGCTGAGAGCTTCAATATTATGCGAATGCATCATTGCCGTGTGTTTAAAACCGTGCTCACATCTTACAGCTAAATCAATAGCGTCGTCAACATTTGGGACACGAACTAAAGGCATAACGGGCATTAACTGCTCTGTCCACACTAAAGGATGGTTTGCATCTACTTCGCAGAGTAATAAGCGGGTAGAGTCAGGAACAGTCAAACCAATCGCTTTAGCAATAACCGAAGCGTTTTTACCGACAAAATCTTTATTTGCTCCACCTTCGTGACCGGGTCGACCAGGATCTGCAATAACTAAATCGGTAACTTTTTTAATTTGATCAGCGGATAAAATGTAAGCGCCGTTTTTCTCCATTTCCACTTTTAGCCTATCGGCAACAGATTCAACAACTATTGTTTCTTTTTCGCAAATACATATTAGGTTATTATCAAAACTCGCACCATTTACAATATCTTTTCCTGCTTTTACAATATCTGCTGTTTCATCAACTACACAAGGAGGATTTCCGGGGCCGGCAGCAATAGTTTTTTTCTCCATTTTCATTGCGGCTTTCACAACTCCCGGTCCACCGGTAACAACAAGCATTGCTACTTTCGGATGGCTCATCATAATGTTAGCCGATTTTAATGTCGGAGTTTCAACGGTTGTAATCAGGTTTTTTGGGCCGCCTGCTTCTACAATTCCTTTGTTAAGCAGAGATACTAAAAGGTTAGAAACTTTTTTAGCTGCAGGATGTGTGTTAAATACAACAGAATTTCCTGCTGCAATCATTCCAATACAATTGCTAATGATAGATGCTGTCGGGTTAGTGCTGGGGGAAATAGAGCCAAGAACGCCATAAGGTGCATGTTCTACCAAAGCCAAGCCGTGATCATCGGAAAATGTTTCAGGAATAATATCTTCAACACCTGGTGTTTTTTTAATCGCTAACTCATTTTTTATCACTTTATCTTCCCAACGACCCATGCCTGTTTCGTCATTGGCCATTTTTGAAAGTAAAACAATATTATCTGTCGAGACTTTCCTAATACTCTCAATAATATCTTTTCGGGTTTCCAGAGTAAGTTTTCCTAATTCGTGAAAGGCTGTTTCAGCGGCAATAACAGCATCGTCCATAGAGGAGAAAACTCCCATTTTATCTGATGAGCTGCTATTGTCAACATTTTGCTTAATGTCTTGCAAAGCCTCTCTAACTAATTGACGTATATTTTCTTCTAAACTATCCATTTATAATTTTCTTTTACATAAAGAAAGGTTTAATCTCTTTATGCGGTTGAGGAATGATTGTTTGCATACCTAAGAGATTTTTCTCTTTGGCTTTTGCTATTCCTGCATCTACAGCTGCTTGAACATCGTCTAGTTTGCCAATCATTTTAACATATGATTTCCCGCCGTATCCATTAGCAAGGCGGATTTCAATAATTTTAACTCCTCCTGATTTGGCGGCACTGTCGGCAGATTCAATTCCTGAAACAATAGTTAAAGTTTCTATAATTCCTATGGTATCCCAGTCTTCTATAGTAATGGTTTCTCCCAAAGCGGGAATAACATCCTCGTGCACTTGAGGTAAAAACAGTTTATCTATTACGTGTGTTCCACCCGTTTCAATTCCTGTTTTGTACGCATATTCAACAGAAGCCACATCGCCGCTAAAAATAATTAAATATTTTCCTGCACTTATTGTTCGTGCATCAATAATATGAATGGGGGCTACTTTAACCATCTGATCAAAGGCTTGAAATCCAACTACTATGCTTTTAAATTCAATAGCTCCAAGGACAATTATGTTTTTTTTATCTGTCATTTTTTGTAAACCACTTTATCACTTTCATCAATCATATCAATAATTCCAATAATGATTGCATCAATCGGTTTATTCTTAGTTGTTGTTGTTTCTCTTGCCGAAGTACTTTCAGAAATCATAACCATTTCATCCTTACCTGCACTTACCAAATCAAGGGCAACCAAAAAATCGTTTTTGAGTTTTCCTTTTTGATCGCATTTATTAACTAATAAATACCTGCCTCCAGAAATCTCAATACTATTTGAGTTGCTTGTAATTGTTCCAACAACTTTTCCTAAAATCATCAGTTATCTTTATTTTTTTGATAGCTAAAATTCCCGTTTTGTTCAATAATATCTACTATAGCAACAACTGTTGCATCGGTAGGTAAACCCATAGTAATTTCAGACAGACGTGCACTACTTCCCGAAACATAAAATACTATTTCATCTTTACCGGCTCCAACGCCATCCATAGCAACGACAAAGTCGTTTTTACCTTTTAGGCTGACAGGATCTATTTTTTCGAGTAACAAAAGTTTTACTCCCTCCATTTTTGGAGTTTTTTGACTAGCTACTACGGTACCACTTACCTTTGCTAAAATCATATTATTTTATTTTTGGCGACCTAAAGGTAATGCCATATCTACATTTGCATGTGGACGAGGAATAACATGACTTGAAATAATCTCGCCTACTTTTTCACCTGCTGCTAATCCTGCTTCTACTGCAGCTCTTACAGAGGCAACATCGCCACGTACTATAGCGGTAACATATCCACCGCCCGTTTTTTCATAAGCAACTAATTCAACTTTTGCAGCTTTTACCATTGCATCGGAAGCCTCTACCATTGCGGCAAACCCGTGCGTTTCAATCATTCCTAATGCTTCTGAATTGATATCAGACATAATTTTATCTCCTATTTTTTATAATTAATAATCTTCTCTTCCTGTAATTTCTTCTAAGCGTTTTTCGACAATAGTCTTGCATTCAAGTACTTCTGCTTCGTCTCCGCTAATATATACTCTACCAAATTTACCAAAACCAATAACATCAATAATTTTTATATTAGATGCTTTTTCTGCTTCGTTAGCAGCATAATAAGCATAACCGGCAGGTTCCATTTCTAAAACGTAAAGTGTTTCGCCTTTTAATAACATGCTACCGCGACGATTTCTGTTTATAAGTTGGGCGTGATGATCGGCTACGTTTTTAATTAATTGGCTGGTTAATATTCTGGGTTTAATTCTATTTTCTTCGGTTTGGCTAATTGCGTTTAAAATTGCTTCGCCTGCCATACGAGTATCACCCTGATCGTCGGAATGCACTTCTAACATACCAAAAGCACGCTCAACAATTTGAAGTCCGGGTTTAACATTAGTTGCTTTAATGGCAACATCTGTTAAGGCATTAATTTCTATGCCGGGAGCAATCTCGATAATACAGCTTGATTGACCACCTACCGGAAGAAATCCTCTGGAAACAGTGGATATATACGATGCCATTTGCGATTGCAATGAATCTAAGAAAATATAGGTTCTTAGTTCGATATGTGATTTAGAATCGTTCATATTGTTAGAGTCTATTTATTTATATTTTTTCCTAATGGTAAGGCAGAATCGACATTTTGATGTGGTCTTGGAATAACGTGAGTTGATACTATTTCACCTACTTTTTCGGCTGCACGTAATCCTGCATCAACGGCAGCACGAACAGAAGCAACATCGCCTCTAACAACAGCAGTAACATATCCACCGCCTGTTTTTTCGTAGCTTACTAATTCTACTTTAGCAGCTTTTAACATAGCGTCAGAAGCTTCTACCATTGCTGTAAAACCTCTGGTTTCAATCATCCCTAAGGCCATCATTTCGTTATTTTCCATTTTTATATAATTTATTTTATAAGTTATCCACTTATGTATTATCTAATAATACTGTGTAATATTTGTTACTATTTCAATTTACAAACCTTTGTTTGGTAAGGCTTTTGTTGAACGAGCAAAGGTAATTAAATTTGTAATATTCGAGGAAATAATAACAGTAGTGTTAATAACTTAATGAGTGAAAGATGAAATAGAGAAGTTTTTAAAAGTCATTATTTCTCCATTCAAAACTTTCGATTAGTTTTTGGATATCAGTTTCTAAAAAAGAAATTACAGGTGCAAGAGAATCGTTGTTTGGTCGAACATTAAAATAAAGAGCTCCTCTTAAAAAATGATGTGTGCTATCAGTTAGGTAAAACTGATATGGAGAGGCGGCATCAACGCCTTTAATTGAATAAGCGAGACCGTAAACTTCTTTTTCCTCGTTTATAAATACTCTTTCGCTAATGGCATTTGCTTTTGGAATATGCTTATTAACAAGTTTATGTGTATCTTCAAGTAAAGTGTTTAAATTGCCATTTACAGCTTTATAACTTAGATGTAATTTAGCATTAAAAGAAGGAAAAACCAGATTAGTCCAATAATCTTCTGCCATAGGTTGCGGGTCGTGTTCCAGTGTGGAATATTCTGGGATTTCAAAATAATATGGGAGATTCATTTGTATTGGATGATATTTCTTTTCCGGTAAAAATATTCTAAAATAGCCTCTTGGTTTTGGTTGAAAGTATTCATCGCAAGAGGATATTAAAAATACTATTAATAGTATTAAAAATAGGGGTTTGAAATATTTTAGACTATTTTGATTCATTCCCAATTTCAATTTTTAGTTTCTTAATACGGCGGTTATCTAATGATTCAACAGTAAAAACAAAGTGATGATGTTTTAAGCTCGTTCCCTTCTTAGGGATATTTCCATAAAGCTCTAAGAACAATCCTGCAATACTGTCAAAATCGCCTTCCACCTCGTAAAAAATATCATCATTAATTTTTAATACTTTGCAAAAATCTATAATGGAAGTTTTTGCTGCAAAAATATAGGTGTTATCATTTATTTTTTCGTATTCAATGTCATCGTCCACAACATCAAACTCATCACTAATTTCTCCTACTATTTCTTCTAATACATCTTCTAATGTTATGATACCTGAAGTGCCACCATATTCGTCTACAACAATTGCTAAATGAATTTTCTTTTGGCGGAATTCATCGAGTAGTTCGTTAATTTTCTTGTTTTCGGGGACATAAAAAGGACTACGAAGCAGGGAAGTCCAATTAAAATCATTATCGCTATTTAAGTATGGTAAAAGGTCTTTAATGTAAATAATACCTTTAATTTTATCTATACTTTCTTCGTAAACCGGAATACGAGAAAATCCGGAGTCTAATATTATTTCGATAAGCTTTGAAAAAGGGGTATGTATATCTAAAGATACTATATCCATCCTTACTTTCATTATTTCACCTGCTTCAATGTCGGCAAATTTTGCTATACCTTTTAGGATATTTTTTTCTTCTTCAGTAGAATGTTCATCGGTAGATATTTCAATGGCTTCGTCTAATTGACTTAGAGAAACTTGATGCCCCTTTTTCTCTATTCGTTTATCAATAATTGCTGTTGATAATGAGAGAGCTTGGCTTAAAGGGCTTAAAAACTTATTGATAAAAAACATTGGAGTTGCAACGCTCATAACAAAATGAATGTTGTTTTGATTGGCATAAATTTTAGGCATTATCTCTCCAAAAAGCAATAAAATAAAAGTTACTACAATTACCTTTACAATAAAACCGGTAATTGGGAAAGCCGAGAAATCAAAATTCTTATCAATAAGATATGCCGATAAAATAATTATTGCCACATTAACAAAATTATTTGCAATCAATATGGAAGCAAGTAGATTCTTAGGCTTATCTAATAAGCTTTTTATGCGTTGATTGATTTTATTTTTCTTTTCTGAGATATCGTGTAAGTCGCTGGGGCTTAAAGAAAAAAAAGCTGTTTCGCTACCGGAAATCATTGCTGATGCTATTATTAAAATAATTAGCAGTACAAGATAAAACAAAAGACTTAAATCAAAAGAAGATCGAAATACGGAATTTATTGGGATTAGAAGAAGTGAAGAAAGGGGGTCGTAATCAGCTGTTTCCAAATGTTGTTTTGTGTTGATGAATACGCAAAATTACACTTTTTTTAAATGCAAAAGTAATTTTTAAACCAAGTATTAAAGTCTAAAATTCAGTAGTTTAATCATTATTGTTGTTAATTTCTAATTTAAACCCTGTTCCATGAATATTTTTAATGTTGATGTTGGGGTCTTTACTTAACATTTTTCTGAGTTTAGCAATAAAAACATCCATACTTCTTCCAATAAAATAATCGTTAGATCCCCAAATTTGTTTTAATGCAAAGTCGCGTGTTACCAACTGATTTTTGTTTTTACAAAGTAGTTTTAAAAGAGCGGCTTCTTTACGCGTTAGTGTTTTTTCTGTTTCCTCAAAATAGAGAACCATATTCTCATGGTCGAAATTGTATTTCCCTATTTCAAAAAATTTAGGTGTATTTTCTTGTCGATATTGAATGATGTAGCGTTTTAAAATGGCTTCAATACGTAAGCTTAATTCTTCTGTATTAAAAGGTTTGGTAATATAATCGTCGCATCCTATTTTAAATCCCGTAATGCGATCTTCTTTTAATGTTTTGGCGGTGAGGAAAATGATAGGGATATCCTCGTCTAAAGTTCTAATATCTTGTGCCAAGGTAAAACCGTCTTTTTTTGGCATCATAACATCTAAAATACATAGATTAAAATCCTCTTTTTTAAAAGCTTTTAAGCCTTCTTCGCCATCATTTTTTAGTATTGTTTCGTAGCCTAACATTTCTAAATAATCTTTCAAAACTAAACTTAGGTTAGTATCGTCTTCGACTAATAATATTTTTGCTTTTGTTTCCATTATTTTGTTAATCTTTTCGTATTTCGTTAAACGGCAGATAAATTTCAAATGTCGATCCACTTCCAAAGGTACTGTTTAATCTAATAAAACCGCCATGCTCCTTTACCATTTTTTCGGCATAAAATAAGCCTAATCCAAAACCTTTAACATCGTGGATATTACCGGTATGTGCTCTATGAAATTGATTGAAAATATTGGCTTGATCTTCTGTTTTTATACCTATACCTTTATCTTCAACAGAAATTAAAATGCCTTTTTTAATATTTTTCGTTCGTACTGTAATTATAGGTTTTTCCGGAGAATATTTATTTGCATTATCTAATAGATTGCCTATAATATTTGTCAAATGCATTTTATCGGCACGTATTTTTGATCGTGCTGCCGAATACACTTTTTTAATTATACCATCACGCTCGAGTATGAAAATTTCGCTATTGCTAATGATTTGATCGAGCAGCTTATGTACATCTATTTCTCTTTTCCGAATTTTCAGTTGTCCTTTATCAAGTAGGGCAACTTGCAACACTTCTTCGACTTGATTTTTTAGACGGATATTTTCTTCGTAAATAATTTTGGCGTATTTCTTTATTTTTTCCTTGTCGTTTTGTACTTCTGTTTTTAAAAGCATTTCGCTGACTAAAGAAACGGTGGCAATAGGAGTTTTAAATTCGTGAGTCATATTATTTACAAAGTCATTTTTAATCAAACTAATTCTTTTTTGTCGATAAATAATAACAATTGTAAACGCAAAACTAAACCCTACTATTAAAACAAATAATCCCGAAAATACAAAGCCCCAGATTAGATTTTGTAATATAAGATTATTAGTGTCAGGAATATAAATAGCAAGAAAATATGGTGACCCTATGCGTAAACAGCTCAAAGGGGTTTTAAATTCAGAATCAAGGATTTGTTGTTCAAAGTTTTGAAAATCTCCACCAAGTAATTTTTTTGTCCCACTTAAATAAATGCCATATTTGAAATTTAGATTAGCTTGTAAGCTTTTAAATTCATTTAATAACAAAGAATCTATAAGTACATAATTTATATTATTGATATTGTTTGATATAGAGTCTTCTATATTATCTTGGGATGAGAATAATTGTTGTCTTGTTTTACTGTTTTGGATTCTGAACAGATTATTGGCAACAGCTTTTAAGCTCATTTTAATTTGAGCATTTAGTTGGGTTTTCTTTAGCTCGTAGGCATTACCAATCCAATAAATTTGAAATATTGCAATTCCTATAATGGCAACAGAAGTTAGAACAATTAGTAATATACCTGTACGTTTGTTCATTTGGATTGTTTCTGTTTTTATTCTTGCCAAAATTAACAGAATTTTCTCAATCTCTAAATTGATGAGATTAAGGTTTTAGTCTAATGCTTAGACAAGAAAAAAGCCGGTTTAAATCGGCTTTTTAATTTTAAAGTCCTTTGCCGTGGCAGTGCTTGTATTTTTTCCCGCTTCCACAGGGGCAAGGGTCATTTCTTCCGACTTGCTTTTCTACTTTTATTGGCTGTGGTTTTTGTTTTGTTTGAGTATTTGAGTGTGATTGCGAGAGTAAATCGTCTCTACTTTCTTTGAGGTTTTTATTTGCTTGAGGTAGTTTAGCTTCGCGTAAAGAAGTTTGTTGTTTTGGTAAATCTCCTTTGATCAAAAATCCACTTATTTCTCTATTATTTTTTTGAACCATTTCTTTAAATAAATTAAATGATTCGAATTTATAAATTAAAAGAGGATCTTTTTGTTCGTAAGAGGCATTTTGAACAGATTGCTTTAAATCGTCCATTTCGCGTAAATGCTCTTTCCAGGCATTGTCGATAATACTTAAAGTCAAGCCTTTTTCAATTGAAAGAGGAATTTCTCTTCGACCATCGTTATATGCTTTTTCCAGATTAGTGATAATATTATGTGTTTTTACTCCATCGGTTATTGGAATTGCGATGTTTTCATAAGTCGTTTGATTTTCAACAACATCTTTAATTACAGGATATACTTTTTGTGCTATGGCATCGGATTTTAATTTGTAATTCTTGTAAACGAGATCGAAAATTTGTTGAGTAAGCTCTTCTTCAGATTTGTTAGCAAAAGTATTACTATCAAAAGGAGCTTCAACCAATACCGTAGTTAACAATTCCATATTTAAGCCTTCATAATTGGTAACTTCTTTGTATTCAGCAACTATTGTTTCAATATAATCATAAAGCATATTGGAAATGTCTATAGCTAATCGTTCGCCATATAACGCATGCCTTCTTTTACTATAAATAGCTTCTCGCTGAGTATTCATAACATCATCGTATTCTAACAGACGTTTCCGTACTCCAAAGTTATTTTCTTCTACTTTCTTTTGAGCGCGTTCAATAGATTTAGTAATCATAGAATGTTGAATTACTTCTCCTTCTTCTAAGCCTAAACGATCCATAATTTTTGCAATTCTTTCTGATCCGAACATTCTCATCAGATTATCATCGAGAGCAACAAAAAATTGAGAACTTCCGGGATCTCCCTGACGTCCGGAACGACCACGCAACTGTCTGTCAACTCGTCTCGATTCATGGCGTTCAGTACCTATAATGGCTAATCCTCCGGCATCTTTTACTTCTTGAGTAATTTTAATATCTGTACCTCTACCGGCCATATTGGTGGCAATGGTTACCGTTCCTGCTTGACCAGCTTGAGCAACAATATCAGCTTCGCGTTGGTGTAATTTGGCATTTAATACATTGTGCTTAATATTTTTACGATTAAGCATTCTGCTGAGTAATTCTGATGTCTCTACAGAAGTTGTACCTACTAATACCGGTCTTCCTTGTTCTACAAGAGCTACAATTTCATTTGTAACCGCATTAAATTTTTCGCGAGTAGTTTTAAAAACCATATCTTCTCTATCATCACGAATGATAGGTCGGTTTGTTGGAATTACTACTACGTCGAGTTTATAAATATCCCATAGTTCTCCGGCTTCCGTTTCGGCAGTACCTGTCATACCCGAGAGTTTACTGTACATTCTGAAATAATTTTGAAGTGTTACGGTAGCATAAGTTTGAGTAGCGGCTTCTATTTTTACATTTTCTTTGGCTTCTATAGCTTGATGTAAGCCGTCAGAATAGCGACGACCTTCCATAATACGACCGGATTGTTCATCAACAATTTTAATTTTATTGTCGATAATAACATATTCTACATCTATTTCAAATAAAGCGTAAGCTTTTAACAGTTGGTTTACCGTATGTACGCGTTCTGATTTTATAGAGTAATTTCTTAAAAGTTCGCTTTTTTTAATGTTTTTTTCTTTTGCATCTAAATCTGATTTTTCAAGTTCAGCAATGTCTGCACCAATATCAGGTAAGATGTAAAAATCAGGATCATCATAAGATGCTGTCATTAAGTCTATTCCTTTATCCGTTAGGTCTATAGAATTACTTTTTTCGTCAATAACAAAATATAGCTCATCATCTATGATGTGCATATGTTTATTTTGTTCTGCCATATAAAAGTTTTCTGTTTTTTGCATGAGCGTTTTCATGCCCGGCTCACTTAGGAATTTTATTAAAGCCTTATTTTTTGGTAATCCTCTGAAGGCTCTAAAAAGTAATTCGCCTCCCTTTTTTTCCTGTTTATCATCAGGATTTCCGTGTAATATTTTTTTAGATTCGGCAAGTATAGATGTTACTAATTTTCTTTGCGCTTGATATAGACGTTCAATATTTGGTTTTAAGGCTTCAAACTCTTGATTGTCGCCTTTTGGTGTGGGACCGGAAATGATTAATGGTGTTCTGGCATCGTCAATAAGTACAGAGTCAACCTCATCTACTATAGAATAATTATGTTTCCTTTGAACTAACTCATCGGGATTACTGGTCATGTTATCACGCAAATAATCAAATCCAA
The Bacteroidales bacterium genome window above contains:
- a CDS encoding EutN/CcmL family microcompartment protein encodes the protein MKFGKIIGRVVSTQKVESFEGLKLVLVQPLNEELKKVGTALVAVDTLSSDIGQIIYYETSKEASRIIEREMNPCDAAIMGIIDDINITESK
- a CDS encoding aldehyde dehydrogenase EutE; the encoded protein is MDSLEENIRQLVREALQDIKQNVDNSSSSDKMGVFSSMDDAVIAAETAFHELGKLTLETRKDIIESIRKVSTDNIVLLSKMANDETGMGRWEDKVIKNELAIKKTPGVEDIIPETFSDDHGLALVEHAPYGVLGSISPSTNPTASIISNCIGMIAAGNSVVFNTHPAAKKVSNLLVSLLNKGIVEAGGPKNLITTVETPTLKSANIMMSHPKVAMLVVTGGPGVVKAAMKMEKKTIAAGPGNPPCVVDETADIVKAGKDIVNGASFDNNLICICEKETIVVESVADRLKVEMEKNGAYILSADQIKKVTDLVIADPGRPGHEGGANKDFVGKNASVIAKAIGLTVPDSTRLLLCEVDANHPLVWTEQLMPVMPLVRVPNVDDAIDLAVRCEHGFKHTAMMHSHNIEALSKMAKVMDCSIFIKNGPSYAGLGNGGAGFASFTIASPTGEGVTRTRTFTRERRCTMVDFFRII
- the rpiB gene encoding ribose 5-phosphate isomerase B: MIDNTNRRIKIVSLQSQSRRKYNSTQNNMVNYEENTNKDHVKRIAIGADHGAYDTKEALKIYLETVGYKVIDVGTNNGTTKVDYPDFALAVARKVVRGECERGIMLDAAGIGSSMAANKVKGARAALCWNEATIKNSRLHNNANVLTMGTSQHSISDICSMSKLWLETRFEGGRHWPRINKMMSIERI
- a CDS encoding BMC domain-containing protein; this encodes MSDINSEALGMIETHGFAAMVEASDAMVKAAKVELVAYEKTGGGYVTAIVRGDVASVRAAVEAGLAAGEKVGEIISSHVIPRPHANVDMALPLGRQK
- the gldE gene encoding gliding motility-associated protein GldE; the encoded protein is METADYDPLSSLLLIPINSVFRSSFDLSLLFYLVLLIILIIASAMISGSETAFFSLSPSDLHDISEKKNKINQRIKSLLDKPKNLLASILIANNFVNVAIIILSAYLIDKNFDFSAFPITGFIVKVIVVTFILLLFGEIMPKIYANQNNIHFVMSVATPMFFINKFLSPLSQALSLSTAIIDKRIEKKGHQVSLSQLDEAIEISTDEHSTEEEKNILKGIAKFADIEAGEIMKVRMDIVSLDIHTPFSKLIEIILDSGFSRIPVYEESIDKIKGIIYIKDLLPYLNSDNDFNWTSLLRSPFYVPENKKINELLDEFRQKKIHLAIVVDEYGGTSGIITLEDVLEEIVGEISDEFDVVDDDIEYEKINDNTYIFAAKTSIIDFCKVLKINDDIFYEVEGDFDSIAGLFLELYGNIPKKGTSLKHHHFVFTVESLDNRRIKKLKIEIGNESK
- a CDS encoding EutN/CcmL family microcompartment protein, producing the protein MILAKVSGTVVASQKTPKMEGVKLLLLEKIDPVSLKGKNDFVVAMDGVGAGKDEIVFYVSGSSARLSEITMGLPTDATVVAIVDIIEQNGNFSYQKNKDN
- a CDS encoding BMC domain-containing protein encodes the protein MMALGMIETRGFTAMVEASDAMLKAAKVELVSYEKTGGGYVTAVVRGDVASVRAAVDAGLRAAEKVGEIVSTHVIPRPHQNVDSALPLGKNINK
- a CDS encoding HAMP domain-containing histidine kinase; translated protein: MNKRTGILLIVLTSVAIIGIAIFQIYWIGNAYELKKTQLNAQIKMSLKAVANNLFRIQNSKTRQQLFSSQDNIEDSISNNINNINYVLIDSLLLNEFKSLQANLNFKYGIYLSGTKKLLGGDFQNFEQQILDSEFKTPLSCLRIGSPYFLAIYIPDTNNLILQNLIWGFVFSGLFVLIVGFSFAFTIVIIYRQKRISLIKNDFVNNMTHEFKTPIATVSLVSEMLLKTEVQNDKEKIKKYAKIIYEENIRLKNQVEEVLQVALLDKGQLKIRKREIDVHKLLDQIISNSEIFILERDGIIKKVYSAARSKIRADKMHLTNIIGNLLDNANKYSPEKPIITVRTKNIKKGILISVEDKGIGIKTEDQANIFNQFHRAHTGNIHDVKGFGLGLFYAEKMVKEHGGFIRLNSTFGSGSTFEIYLPFNEIRKD
- a CDS encoding response regulator transcription factor; protein product: METKAKILLVEDDTNLSLVLKDYLEMLGYETILKNDGEEGLKAFKKEDFNLCILDVMMPKKDGFTLAQDIRTLDEDIPIIFLTAKTLKEDRITGFKIGCDDYITKPFNTEELSLRIEAILKRYIIQYRQENTPKFFEIGKYNFDHENMVLYFEETEKTLTRKEAALLKLLCKNKNQLVTRDFALKQIWGSNDYFIGRSMDVFIAKLRKMLSKDPNINIKNIHGTGFKLEINNNND
- a CDS encoding EutN/CcmL family microcompartment protein — its product is MRLGKIIGTVVSDTKAKAYESKKILVVQPLDADQKAVGTSFLAIDAVQAGVGDIVLTIEEGNSARQVIEDEDALTVKTVIAAIVDDISK
- a CDS encoding EutN/CcmL family microcompartment protein; its protein translation is MILGKVVGTITSNSNSIEISGGRYLLVNKCDQKGKLKNDFLVALDLVSAGKDEMVMISESTSARETTTTKNKPIDAIIIGIIDMIDESDKVVYKK
- the gldD gene encoding gliding motility lipoprotein GldD, with translation MNQNSLKYFKPLFLILLIVFLISSCDEYFQPKPRGYFRIFLPEKKYHPIQMNLPYYFEIPEYSTLEHDPQPMAEDYWTNLVFPSFNAKLHLSYKAVNGNLNTLLEDTHKLVNKHIPKANAISERVFINEEKEVYGLAYSIKGVDAASPYQFYLTDSTHHFLRGALYFNVRPNNDSLAPVISFLETDIQKLIESFEWRNNDF
- a CDS encoding BMC domain-containing protein: MTDKKNIIVLGAIEFKSIVVGFQAFDQMVKVAPIHIIDARTISAGKYLIIFSGDVASVEYAYKTGIETGGTHVIDKLFLPQVHEDVIPALGETITIEDWDTIGIIETLTIVSGIESADSAAKSGGVKIIEIRLANGYGGKSYVKMIGKLDDVQAAVDAGIAKAKEKNLLGMQTIIPQPHKEIKPFFM